The sequence TATATCATCCAACAGCAAATTGGGCTTGCACCAGTCCTGTCGGAGATCCGGTCTGTCGGAGGCGGGTGCATCAATGATGCCCGGGTGGTGAAGACGGATCAGGGTTTTTATTTCCTGAAATACAACCATGGCAGCCGTTACCCTGGTATGTTTGAGGCAGAGACGCGCGGGCTGAAGATGCTGGAAGATGCCAATGAGATCAGGGTACCCAAAGTAATTAGTACCGGAACCGCTGGAAAGCATGACTTCCTGGTGCTGGAATATCTTGAAAGCGGGCGGCAGGAAAAGCACTTCTGGGAACATTTCGGGCGAGGCTTGGCCCGGCTGCACAATCATACGGCACAGCATTTTGGCCTGGACCACGAAAATTATATTGGCAGTTTGCCCCAAACCAATGCTTTCAGTGAATCCTGGAAAGACTTCTTCATGACCCAAAGGATAGAGCCGCAATTGCGCCTATCACGGCAAAGTGGCAAAACAGACGCTCAGCTGGATACGCTTTTTGAACAGTTTTTTGTCAGACTGGATGCTTTTTTTCCGAAGGAGCCCCCTGCCCTGGTACACGGTGACCTGTGGAGCGGAAACTTCCTGACCGGCCCCAATGGGGAAGCTGTCATTATTGACCCCGCCGTATATTTCGGTCACCGCTATATGGACCTGGGGATGACGCAGCTGTTCGGCGGTTTCGATCCAGCTTTTTACAAGGCATACCAAGAAGAATACCCCCTGCAAGACAACTGGCGTGATGGCCTTGAGATTGCCAAGTTGTATCCCCTGATGGTGCATGTGAACCTTTTTGGCGGGGGATACCTGGGCAGCGTCAGGCAAATCCTGCGGCAGTACGCCTGAATGCAGCGAATACCCTTTGCTTTTGATAAAAAATATATTTCTTACCTTTATGGGTTCAAAGAGAACCCTTAGTAACATTGCGGCTGCTCTGTCATAAAACCTATTTTTATGAAAAGAACCTTTACTTTTTTGTTTGCCTTGATCCTTACCTCCACCAGCCTGATGGGGCAGATCACCGGGACCAGAAACATCCCTTCAGCCAATTATCCTGATCTGTCGGTTGCTGCCGACTCACTGAATCAATTTGGTACCGTAACAGGTGGCGTAACCTTCGTTCTGGCCGGAGATGCGGTTTACAACCATACTGAGACGATCCAGTTCACCGTCACGGGTACCGCTGATGCGCCCATCGTTTTTGAATGGGATGGTGTTGGAGAGCGCCCGGTGTTAAATTTCCCGGGAACGATTGCCAACCTGGAAAGCGGACTCGAATTCTCGGGGAGTGACTATATAACCCTTTCCGGACTGGACATTCAAAACCCCGACGGACTGCTTGAAACCGGTATTTTGTTTAAAAATGCTTCGGGCACCAATGGCTGCCATTACAACACTGTACAAAACACTCGCATCACACTGGATAAGAATAATCCGTATCAAACCCAGGGGGTGATGGTAAATGCGGCAATTGCTCCCACAAACATTGATGGCGCCATGAACAATAACCAGTTCATTGACAATGTGGTCAGCAACACAGCTTTTGGTTATTATTTCGAAGGAAACACCAGCGATGTTACCCTGATGAGCTACGGCAATATTGTGGGAAGCACAGAAGAAGGCGAGAGCCTTGTTGACGATATTGTGTTTTGCGGGGTCTATTTTCGCAGTCAGAACGGGGGTACCATTCATGGCACCACCATCAGTAATATGGAACGCATCGGCGACGGAACCACTGCACCGGCTGCCATTTCCACCACCAGTGGCTTACCCAGCGACTTTCTGAGCAATCCCTTCAATATTTACGACAACCGTATTGTGAATGCCCATTCGGGCTTTACCAGCATTTTTGGAATGTACATCAACGCTCGTAAATCGATTCACAACATTTACAATAATGTACTGCACAATATCACTGCCACAGGCGGAACCAATAAAACCGCTACGGGGATCAT comes from Bacteroides sp. and encodes:
- a CDS encoding fructosamine kinase family protein, which codes for MLPSEIQKELGYIIQQQIGLAPVLSEIRSVGGGCINDARVVKTDQGFYFLKYNHGSRYPGMFEAETRGLKMLEDANEIRVPKVISTGTAGKHDFLVLEYLESGRQEKHFWEHFGRGLARLHNHTAQHFGLDHENYIGSLPQTNAFSESWKDFFMTQRIEPQLRLSRQSGKTDAQLDTLFEQFFVRLDAFFPKEPPALVHGDLWSGNFLTGPNGEAVIIDPAVYFGHRYMDLGMTQLFGGFDPAFYKAYQEEYPLQDNWRDGLEIAKLYPLMVHVNLFGGGYLGSVRQILRQYA